In the genome of Pseudanabaena mucicola str. Chao 1806, the window TTCTCTGCTCGTAATCGACAAATCTCAACTACACCCATCAAAAAGGATTGCAAATGAATCTCATGCGAAGTGATTTCTATCTTACGCGCTTCTATTTTAGATAAATCTAAAATGTCATTAATAAGGGTTAACAGGTGAGAACCGCATTGATGAATAATATCAATCCCTTGGCGTTCTTTTGTGTTGATTGTCTTCGAGCGACTAAGAATTTGTGTATAGCCTAAAATACCATTGAGGGGTGTACGTAGCTCATGGCTCATACTTGCTAAGAATTCACTTTTGGCTTGATTGGCATTATCAGCAATTTCTTTAGCCTGACTTAAGGCAAGGGTTCTATCTGCAACTCTTTGCTCTAATATCTCAAATGATTCTTTAAGTTGTAATGACATCTTATTAAAGGCTTTAGCCAAAACTTCTGCTTCTAAAATTCCATGGGTATTTACTTCCTGTTCTAATTCGCCTTCAGTGATCGCCTTAGCAGCAGTCGTTAGTTTTTTCATTGGTTCAACAATTAAACGTGAACTAAAGACTCCAATGCCAGTAGCAGCCAACAAGGTGAGCAGACAAAGAAATATGGTAAAAGTAGTATTTTCGTTTATTTTCTCCATAAAATCATCTTCAGGTACGACTAGGACAATGATCCAGTCAATACCGCGTTGCTCTTTAATGGGAAAAACTTCCACAAACTGTTTTTTGCCATCAAGATCAAAATCTAGTTGTTGTCTCACCGAAATCTCTTGAATTCCTTGCGAGCCGACAGTTAAACGCTTCATTGTAGATTGAAGTAGATAATCTTGACTTTGAGAAGCTTGGATTTTAACTGCTTTATTTCCATTAATAGTGAAGGGTTGCGAGATCCTAGAACTGGCAAGTAAATCTCCAGTTTTACGTTCAATTGCAAATATCTGACTGTTTTTGGTAATTTGAAGATCTGGTTGTTTGATGACACGAGTAAGATTTTCTAGATCTAAAGTTACGCTTACGACCGCAAGCAAATCCTGTTGATTAGCATTTCGATACAATGGTTGGCTCATGCTTATTCCCAATGCAGGTTTTTGAGAACGTACTAGAGAAAAGATCTCAGTCCAACTAGCTTTTTGATCTTTGACAGCCTTTTTATACCAAGGGCGATCGCGAGGATCAAATTTTTCTTTGGCAATTAAATCCGTACGCTGCCCTTGAGGATTAATTTTATAGACAAACCGATTGGGCACTGTCGATTGATCGCGAATCTTGACTATGTTCTGACCATCTTCTAATTTTTGATATAGGATAAAATCTCCATTGGGTTTTCCAATCTGCCAGAGTCCACTGGGTGAAATATTTAGAACATTCAATAGGTACTTATCTAAACTAGATATATCATCAAAATAAGATTGCTCATTAGCAAGATCAGCAGCTATAAGATCAAAAAGAGCATATAACTGTTCAAAATAGTTCT includes:
- a CDS encoding response regulator is translated as MNDHNLKPNNKLNQSSRTGFLSIPLRSLIVIPFVLQTFVAVGLTAWLSLRNGREAVNNVASQLRTEASNNLENQFKNYFEQLYALFDLIAADLANEQSYFDDISSLDKYLLNVLNISPSGLWQIGKPNGDFILYQKLEDGQNIVKIRDQSTVPNRFVYKINPQGQRTDLIAKEKFDPRDRPWYKKAVKDQKASWTEIFSLVRSQKPALGISMSQPLYRNANQQDLLAVVSVTLDLENLTRVIKQPDLQITKNSQIFAIERKTGDLLASSRISQPFTINGNKAVKIQASQSQDYLLQSTMKRLTVGSQGIQEISVRQQLDFDLDGKKQFVEVFPIKEQRGIDWIIVLVVPEDDFMEKINENTTFTIFLCLLTLLAATGIGVFSSRLIVEPMKKLTTAAKAITEGELEQEVNTHGILEAEVLAKAFNKMSLQLKESFEILEQRVADRTLALSQAKEIADNANQAKSEFLASMSHELRTPLNGILGYTQILSRSKTINTKERQGIDIIHQCGSHLLTLINDILDLSKIEARKIEITSHEIHLQSFLMGVVEICRLRAEKKGIQFIVDLEEDLPEGIVIDDKRLRQVLINLIGNAIKFTDQGNVTLSIQDLSSQNISNQISSSSEQSAISTQVLLRFQVKDTGIGIDNCYQEKIFDAFEQVGNNKRHVEGTGLGLSISQRLIGLLGSRIEVSSELGKGSTFSFDLFCETTNSFEQKIFAKNGSQIIGYEGEPRHLLVVDDRWENRSVLVNFLTAIGFEVDEAENGLEALTKISQYSYDLIITDIIMPVMDGFELLMKIRNSDALKNLVVIVSSASVSDEEQQKTEELGGNDFLAKPIDADYLLELISKHLQLIWQYEETKNSSDFIKNQSTDLEIIAPPSEDLLILLGLSQKGMFIKFTQYLELISQKSDRYQPFIHQLTQMAMEFEDELIESTILKYLELGKFNV